The Streptomyces sp. NBC_00224 genome contains the following window.
GCGATCCCGCTCTCGCGCTGGTTCCTGATCACCGCCGGGTTCGGCGCGCTGTTCATGGTCGCGGCCAAGCGGTACTCCGAAGCCGTCCAGATGGAGGGGCGCGGCGGCGCGACCCGGGCGCTCCTCGACGCGTACACCACCGGCTATCTGCGGTTCGTCTGGCAGCTCGCGGCCGGCGTCGCGGTCCTCGCGTACTGCATGTGGGCGCTGGAGAGCGGCGGCGTCGCGGGCGGCTCGCTGCTGCCGTGGCGGCAGTTGTCGATGGTCCCGTTCATCGGCGGGATCCTGCGGTACGCCGTGTTCGCCGACCGGGGGAGCGCGGGCGCCCCCGAGGATGTGGTCCTGCACGACCGGGCCCTGCTGGTCATCGGTCTGGTGTGGGTCGCGCTGTACGGGCTCGCGGTGGCCGACCTGTGAGGCGTGCCGCGGGGGCGGGAACGCGGGCGCGCGGGGCGCGCGGAGGCGTGCGCCGGGCCGAGCTCGTCGGCTTCGCGCTGGCCGGGATCTGCGCGTACGCCGTCGACCTCGGCCTCTTCGTCTGGCTGCGGTCGGGCCTGGCGTGGGACCCGGTCACCGCCAAGTGCCTCTCCTTCGCGGCGGGGTGCACCGTCGCGTACCTCGGCAACGCCTTCGGTACGTACCGGGGCAGCCGGGCCGGGGGCCGCGAGTACGCCGTGTTCTTCGCGGTGAACCTCGCGGGCGCGCTGGTGCAGCTGCTCTGTCTGACCGTCACGCACTACGGCCTCGGTTTCACCTCGCCGCGCGCCGACACGCTCTCGGGCGCGGTGTTCGGCATGGCGCTCGCCACCGGCTTGCGCTTTTGGGGGACACGGACGCTTGTCTTCCGTGGTGAGGAGGGTACTCGGACGTCATGGACTGGCTGAAAAATCTTCCCGTCGTCGGGCCCTGGGTGGTCCGGCTGATGCGGACGCACGCCTGGCGTTCGTACGAGAGGCTCGACCGGGTGCGCTGGTCCCGGCTCGCCGCCGCGATCACCTTCATCAGCTTCCTCGCGCTGTTCCCGCTGCTCACGGTGAGCGCGGCGATCGCCGCCGCCGTGCTCACCCCGGGCCGCGTAGAGAAGCTCCAGAAGAACCTCACCGAGCAGGTCCCCGGCATCTCCGACCAGCTCGACCTCCAGGACCTGACCCGCAACGCGGGCACGATCGGGGTGGTCGCCGGGGCGCTGCTGCTGTTCACCGGCATCGGCTGGATCGGCGCGATGCGCGGCTGTCTGCGGGCGGTGTGGGACCGGGACGACGAGGAGGACGGGAACCCGTTCCTGCGGATGCTCAAGGACGGCGGGGTGCTGGTCGGCCTCGGCGGCGCGGGGCTCGCCTCGTTCGCCGCGTCCTCGATCGGCTCGACGGCCGTCGGCTGGACCGCCGACCAGCTGGGCATCGACGAGAACGGCGTCGGCCGGGTGTTCCTGCGGATCGTGGCGATCGCGGTGGCGGCCGCCGCCGACTTCCTGGTCCTGATGTACGTACTGACCCTGCTGCCCGGGGTCTCCCCGCCGCGCCGCCATCTGGTGACCGCCGGGATCATCGGCGCGGTGGGGTTCGAGCTGCTGAAGCTGCTGCTCGGCGGCTATATGCAGGGGGTCGCCGGCAAGAGCATGTACGGGGCTTTCGGGGTGCCCATCGCGCTGCTGCTGTGGATCAACTTCACCGCGAAGCTGCTGCTGTTCTGCGCCGCCTGGACGGCCACCCCGGCCAAGGCGGACGACCCCGAGCTCACCGCTTCCGGCGCACCAGCTCCGGCAGGGGCCAGCGCCGATTGAGCAGGAACACCCCGGCGGCGACGACCAGGAGCGCGCCGCCCGCGATGGCGAGCGCGGTGCCGATGCCGCCGGCGCCGGGCCCCTTGCGGGCGGTGACCGCCGCCTTGGCGGTGTCGCGGGCGGTGCCGTCCGCAGAGGGCTGCGAGCCCTGCGGGGCGCCGGTCGAGGCCGCCGACCTGGGCGCGACCAGCTCGCCCACCGGGGTGACCTTGCCGGCCGCCGTGAAGCCCCAGTCGAGGAGGCGGCCCGCCTCCTTGTAGACGGCCTGGCCCTCGGAGGAGTCCGGGTTCATCACGGTGACGAGCAGCACCCGGCCGTCGCGCTCGGCGACGCCGGTGAAGGTCGCGCCCGCGTTGGTGGTGTTGCCGTTCTTGACGCCCGCGATGCCCTTGTACGGGATGAGGCCGTTGTCGCCGGTGAGCAGCCGGTTGGTGTTCTGGATCTCGAAGTAGTCCCGCTCGTTGTTCTTGCCCGCGGCGCCGGGGAACTTGGCGGAGGCGGTGGAGCAGTACTCGCGGAAGTCCTTCTTCTGCAGGCCCGAGCGGGCGAACAGGGTGAGGTCGTACGCGCTGGAGACCTGGCCGGGTGCGTCGTAGCCGTCCGGCGAGACCACGTGGGTGTCGAGCGCCTGGAGGTCGTCGGCGTGTGCCTGCATGTCCTGGACGGTCTTGGGCACGCCGCCGTTCATCGCCGACAGGACGTGCACGGCGTCGTTGCCGGAGCGCAGGAAGACGCCGAGCCACAGGTCGTGCACGGTGTACGGCTGGTTCTCCTTGACCCCGACCAGGCTGCTGCCCTCGCCGACGCCGTCGAGGTCGGCCGGGCTGACCTGGTGCACGTCGGTCTTGGGGAACTTCGGCAGCACGGTGTCCGCGAAGAGCATCTTCAGGGTGGAGGCCGGGGGCAGCCGCCAGTGCGCGTTGTGCGAGGCGAGCACCTGGCCGTTCTCCGCGTCCGCGACGATCCACGAACGGCCCGTCAGCTCCATCGGCAGCACCGGCGCCCCCGGCCCGAGCTTCACCTGGGTGCCGGGCTGCCCGAGCAGCGCGCCGCCGACCTTCGACATGGCGGCCGGCGGCGGGTCGGGGTCCTTGCGGGTCTTCCCCGCCCTGCCGGGGTCGGTCGGCTTGCCGGGTTGGCCCTGGGTGCCCGGTTTGTCGTCGTTCGGCAGTGCCGACGCGGGCGCGGAGGCGAGCGCGGGCAGCAGCGCGGCGACGGCGACCGCCAGTGCGATTTTCGCGGGCTTCTTCACAGCAGACACGCACGAGAAATTACAGGTCCGGGGCGCCGATCCGAACACCGGAGGGGTGACCCGCCGGGAGCCGCCACCCGCCCGGCTGCGCCCGCTTCGCCCCGGTGATACTGAATCCATGAAGCTCAGCAACCGCGTCTCCTGGTTCCTGCTCGCGTTCGGAGCGTGGAGCTGGATCATCTGGATCACTTTCGTCAAGAACCTGTGGAAGGACGGCAGCGGGCTGGCCTTCGACGACGCGGGCGACCCGACGGCGTACTTCTGGGTGCACCTCACCCTCGCCGTCGTGTCCTTTCTCCTGGGGACGGGTGTCGGCCTCATCGGGTTCCGTTCCGTACGTCAACTGCGCGCGGAAGCCGACGGTTCCCGGGTCACGGACCGCTAACGACTAGGTGCGATCCCCTTGTCACGTGCGGCTAACGAGTAGCTGTGTAGTGAAGATTTCCTCTTCCGAATGTGAAACCCGTGTGATTGGGTGATCGCCATCACAGGTGTGCCCGGGGGGTCGGGCACGCCTGAAGGGGTGGGCGTTCCGAGGAGAGCACGGCGATGCGGTCGATCCGTATGCGGGTTCTGGCGATATGCGCGGTTTTGGTGGTCGCCGGTGTGGGGGGATGGCAACTGCTGCCGTCCGATGGACAGAAGAAGGACCCGATCACGGTCGGGACGACGGACGCGATCACGTCCCTGGACCCGGCCGGCGCCTATGACGCCGGTTCCTGGGCGCTCTACAGCAACGTCTACCAGACGCTGCTCACCTTCAAGCCGGGCTCGGCGGTGCCGGTGCCGGACGCGGCCCGCGGCTGCAAGTTCATCGGGCTGAAGCTGACGACGTATCAGTGCGAGCTGCGCGACGGTCTGAAGTTCTCGTCGGGGCGCAAGGTCACCGCCGCCGACGTCAAGTTCTCCTTCGACCGGGTGCTGAAGATCAAAAGCGATGTGGGCCCGGCCCCGCTGCTCTCCTCCCTCGGCTCGGTCCAGGCCGACGGTGACACCGTCACCTTCAACCTGAAGACCAAGGACGCGACCTTCCCGTCCAAGCTCGCGACCGGCGCCGGGTCGATCGTCGACAGCAGCGCGTACCCGGAGAAGTCACTGCGCAAGGGCAACGGCGTGGTCGGCTCGGGCCCGTACCTGCTCAAGTCGTACAAGCAGGGCCAGAGCGCGGCCCTGGAGCCGAACCCCGACTACCGGGGCGCGGTCACCAAGAAGGGGCTGCCCGTCCAGGTCCGCTACTTCACCGAGTCCGACCAGCTCAACGAGGCATGGACGGCCAAGCAGGTCGAGGTGGCGCACCGCCAGATGCCGCCCAAGGTGCTCGCCAAGCTGTCGCCCGGCGACCCGGCCATCCGCATCAGCGAGACGCCCGGCGCCGAGACCCGCAACCTGAACATCAACGTCCGCCCCGGCCACCCGCTGGCCAAGGCCAAGGTCCGCCAGGCGCTGGCGGCGCTGATCGACCGGCCCGCGCTGGCCGCCGGCGTCTACGACGGCACCGTCGAGCCGCTGTTCTCGCTGATCCCGCAGGGCTTCACCGGCCACAGCACGGCCTTCTTCGACGCCTACCCCAGGGTGGACGTGGCGAAGGCGAAGGGCCTCCTGAAGTCGGCGGACGTGCATGCCCCGGTGAAGTTCACGCTCGCGTACCGCAAGCTCGGGCCCAACGGCGCCGAGGCCGAACTGCTCAAGAAGCAGCTGGAGAAGGGCGGCCTGTTCGAGGTCGACCTGCTCGCCGAGTCCGACTGGACCAAGATGCAGAAGAACTACGCGGCCGGGGTGTACGACGCGTACACGGCGGGCTGGGTCGCGGACTTCCCGGACCCGGACAACTTCAGCCAGCCGCTCGTCGGCACCGGGAACAGCCTGCACACCGGGTACTCGGACAAGGCCGTCGACGCGATCATCCAGCGCACCCAGCAGTACAGCGACCGGGGCCGCACCGCCGACGACTTCAAGGCGCTGCAGGACAAGGTCGCCGAGGATGTGCCGCTGATCCCGCTGTGGCAGGGCAAGGACTATGTGGTGAGCAGCCGCAGCGTCGGCGGCCTCCAGTACCTGTCGGACGGCACCGGCGTGTGGCGGCTGTGGGAGCTGGGCTGGATCTGAGTCGGCGTGCCCGGGGCTGCGGCCCCGGGCACGGTCGCCGTCACGGCTTCTTCTTCCGGGCCGTCACCGTCTGGGCCATGCCCGGCAGGAAGTCCGTGAACAGCTCGTGCACCTCGTGGACGAGCGGGCGCAGCACCCGGAAGCGGGCGAGCGCCACGCCGCGCGTGGTGAGCTTGGCGCCGCGCGCGGCCAGCCGGTAGCTGCGCTCGCGGCCCTCGGAGCGGTCGAACACCCAGTACAGGACCAGGCCCATCTGGGAGAGCCACATCAACTCGGGCAGCACGTCCACGAGTTCGGCCGGAACCTTGGTCTTGGTCCCCGCAAGCACCTCGCGGTGCACGTCGATGGCCGCCTCGCGGGCGTGCTCGGACTCCGGCGAGAAGGGGCTGAGCGGGCTGTCCGGGTCCGCCGCGTTCTTGAAGAACTGCGCGGCGAACTCGTGGTACGGGGCCGCGATGTCGAGCCAGGCGCTGAGCACCCCGGCCAGACGCGCCTCCAGATCCGTCTCGCGCTCCAGCACATCCCGGACCGCCGCCTGGTGCTCGGCGGCGATCCGGTCGTAGAACCCCTGGATCAGATGCTCTTTGCCGGCGAAGTAGTAGTACGCGTTGCCGACCGAGACCCCGGCCTCCTTGGCGATGGCCCGCATCGTCGTCTTGTCGTAACCCAGCTCCTGGAACAGCCGCATGGCGGTCTCCAGGATCAGGGTGCGGGTCTGCTCGCCCTTGGCGGGACTCTGCTCGCTCCTGGCAAGCTCGGACTCGCTCTTGGGGAGCTCGGACTCTGCGGGCACGCGCGCGTTCTCTGCTGGCACGGCACGAGCCTAATCGGCCGCGGAGCAGCCGCTGTCGCAGGTTGCCGGTCCGGTGTAGGCCCAGCCCCCGCGCGGGTCGTACGTCCAGCCGTCCTCGCGGCGGTAGGCGCCGCCGCCCGCGCCCGCCACCCGGCGGTCGCGGTGGGACTCGCGGTAGCGGGAGGCGGCGATCACCGCGCCGCGCGCGAACCGCGCCCCGGCCGGGGTACTGAAGCGGTGGGCCATGGGCCGGTACTCGCGCAGCGCCCACAGGCAGACGACCCAGGCGGCCGGGCCCCGGTAGACCTGTCCGGCGTCGGCGACGACGGTGATCTCCTCGAAGGTGGCCGCGTGGTCGAGGTGGGGGAAGCGGTGGCGGGCCTCGGCGGACCCGGCGGGCACCAGGTCGAGCGGGACCAGCTGACGCTGCTTCATCAGCCAGCCGCGCAGGAAGGCGCAGAGCGGGCAGTGGGCGTCGTACAGGACGGTGAGCCGGCGGACCGGGGCGCGCGTGGCGCCCCGGTCGGCGGTGGTGGCGGTGGGCATCGGGCTCAGGCCCCGGCGACCGGCGCGGCCCACGGGCCCTGGTTCCCGGTGAAGCCCTGCGGCGGCACCGGCGGGTTCTGCTCCCGCTCCATCAGGCCCCGGCGGCGGAACCTGTTGAGCGCGTACACATTGCCCAGGTGCATCACGCCGAGCACGAGCAGCACCACGCCGAGCTTCTTCGACAGCGCCTCGAAGACCTGCCGGGCGTTGTCGATACCGCCGTCGTCCTGGAGGTAGAGGGCGACGAAGCCCAGGTTCACCAGGTAGAAACCGACCACCAGCAGGTGGTTGACCGCGTCGGCGAGCTTCTCGTCGCCGAGGACGTCCGCGAGGAAGACGCGGCCGTTGCGGCTGAGCGTACGCGCCACCCAGACCGTCAACGCGACGCTGACCAGCAGGTAGATGACGTACGCGACGACTGTGAGGTCCATGTTCCCACCCCTTCTCGGAGCCTTCCTGAACACGTTCAAGAAGCTGTTGTCTGGAGAGTAGACCTCATTTTGAACATGTTCAAGCCGGTGTGGAGGAGAGTACGGGAGCGTCCTCCACGGGGCGGCCGAACCGGCGTACCCCCGGCACCGCCGCCGTCGCCAGACAGGCTCCGCCCACCACCAGCGCGGCGGCCAGCAGCGGCACTTCGGGCCCCCAGGCGTCGGCGGCCAGCGGGGCCAGCGCGTACCCGACGGGCATCGCCGCCAGGGAGAGCAGCCAGTCGTACGAGGTCACGCGGGCCAGGGTGTGGCTGGGGATCGCCGACTGCACCGCGGTCTCCCAGACCGGCGAGAGGAAGCCGAGCCCGAGCTGGGCGATGCCGTAGCCGACGATGGTGACCGGCGCCGGGGCGGAGAGCGCGAGCAGGGTGAGCGGCAGGGCGTAGGCGGCCAGGCCCAGATTGGCCGTCAGGATGGGGCGCCTAGGCCGGGCGCGCCCGGCGATCAGCGAGCCGAGCAGCAGGCCGACGGCGCCCGCCTGCATGAACGCCAGCCAGAACGTCTTGCCGTCGAACTCCTTGAAGGCGATGGCCGGTCCGAGCGTCATCAGGACGGCGGCGGCGCCGTTCCAGGCGGAGTGGGCGAACAGGCTGGTCCAGTACCAGTCCCGCGAGCGCACCTCGCTCCAGCCCTCCTTGAGGTCGGCGGTGAGCGAGCGCCGGACCAGCGGCACGTGCCGCACCCGGAGCGCGCTCAGCAGGGCCGCGCTCACCGCGAAGGAGGCGGAGTCGAGCACGAAGGCCCAGCCGGGCCCGGCGGTCAGGATGAGTACGCTGGCGAGCGCCGGGCCGCCCAGCCGGGTCGCGCTGTTGACCACGCCCATCAGGGCGTTGGCGCGCTGCCGGTTCTCCTCCTCGACCGTGCCGGTGATCAGCGGCGCCATCGCGGGCATCGCGAAGGCGGAGGCGGAGCCGCCGATCGCCTCGGCGAGCGCGATCTGCCACAGCTGGGGGTCGCCGCCGAGCAGTTCGACGCCGACGAAGAGCTGGGTGGCGCAGCGGACGAGGTCGGTGGTGAGTGCGACCGTACGGGCGTTGAAGCGGTCGCCCATGACGCCGCCGAAGGGCAGGAGCAGCAGCTTGGGGACCATCGAGCAGCCGAGCACGATCGCGAGGGCGGCGGTGGAGTCGGTCGCGATGTAGACGGCGAGGGCGAGCGCGGCCGGGATCACGGCGTCGCCGAGCAGGGACAGGCAGCGGCCGATGAAGAGCAGCCGGAACGCGCGCGTGCGCAGGGGATGGGGCAGTGGTGGCATGCCCAGGAATATATTTCGGCACCGAATAATTCGTCAACGAAATATATGGCACCGAAGGAGCGGGTGGGGTGGCCGCGTACGTACGATCAAGACATGGAGCGCGCAGAAGGGGCCGAGGGGCAGCGGGACTGGACCGACGGGCACGTGGAGCAGTGGCTGCCGGTGCTGCCGGGTCTTGACCCGGCCGTCGAGGGCGCGGTGACGCGGATGAAGAAGCTCTCCGTCCACCTCCAGCGCGTACGGGAGCAGTCCCTGGTCGACTTCGCGCTCGACCGGCCGGAGTTCGACACGCTGCACAAGTTGGCGGGGCGGGGTGGCACGGCGACGCCGTCGCAGCTCGCCACCGACCTGGACCTGGCGCCCGCGTCCGTCACCGGGCGCCTCGACGCGCTGGAGCGGCGCGGGTTCGTCCGCCGCACGCCCTCCACCACCGACCGCCGCAGGGTCCACGTGGAGCTCACCGAGTCGGGCCGGGCGACCTGGATGGGCGCGATGGACGTCCTCGGCCACGAGGAGTACCGGCTGCTCGGTGTCCTCAGCGAGGAGGAGCGCGACCGGCTCAACGACATGCTGCGGCGGATCATGGTGGTCGCGGAGGAGCGGCCCTGAGACACGGCGAGGGCCCCGCCGCCCGGAACGGATTCCGGGTGGCGGGGCCCTCGTGCACGTACATCCTGGCGGAAGGTCAGAAGCGACGCGTGATCAGCGCGCGCTTGACTTCCTGGATCGCCTTGGTGACCTCGATGCCACGCGGGCAGGCGTCCGTGCAGTTGAACGTGGTGCGGCAGCGCCACACGCCGTCCTTGTCGTTC
Protein-coding sequences here:
- a CDS encoding YihY/virulence factor BrkB family protein translates to MDWLKNLPVVGPWVVRLMRTHAWRSYERLDRVRWSRLAAAITFISFLALFPLLTVSAAIAAAVLTPGRVEKLQKNLTEQVPGISDQLDLQDLTRNAGTIGVVAGALLLFTGIGWIGAMRGCLRAVWDRDDEEDGNPFLRMLKDGGVLVGLGGAGLASFAASSIGSTAVGWTADQLGIDENGVGRVFLRIVAIAVAAAADFLVLMYVLTLLPGVSPPRRHLVTAGIIGAVGFELLKLLLGGYMQGVAGKSMYGAFGVPIALLLWINFTAKLLLFCAAWTATPAKADDPELTASGAPAPAGASAD
- a CDS encoding SCO4848 family membrane protein, with amino-acid sequence MKLSNRVSWFLLAFGAWSWIIWITFVKNLWKDGSGLAFDDAGDPTAYFWVHLTLAVVSFLLGTGVGLIGFRSVRQLRAEADGSRVTDR
- a CDS encoding MarR family winged helix-turn-helix transcriptional regulator, translated to MERAEGAEGQRDWTDGHVEQWLPVLPGLDPAVEGAVTRMKKLSVHLQRVREQSLVDFALDRPEFDTLHKLAGRGGTATPSQLATDLDLAPASVTGRLDALERRGFVRRTPSTTDRRRVHVELTESGRATWMGAMDVLGHEEYRLLGVLSEEERDRLNDMLRRIMVVAEERP
- a CDS encoding MFS transporter, with protein sequence MPPLPHPLRTRAFRLLFIGRCLSLLGDAVIPAALALAVYIATDSTAALAIVLGCSMVPKLLLLPFGGVMGDRFNARTVALTTDLVRCATQLFVGVELLGGDPQLWQIALAEAIGGSASAFAMPAMAPLITGTVEEENRQRANALMGVVNSATRLGGPALASVLILTAGPGWAFVLDSASFAVSAALLSALRVRHVPLVRRSLTADLKEGWSEVRSRDWYWTSLFAHSAWNGAAAVLMTLGPAIAFKEFDGKTFWLAFMQAGAVGLLLGSLIAGRARPRRPILTANLGLAAYALPLTLLALSAPAPVTIVGYGIAQLGLGFLSPVWETAVQSAIPSHTLARVTSYDWLLSLAAMPVGYALAPLAADAWGPEVPLLAAALVVGGACLATAAVPGVRRFGRPVEDAPVLSSTPA
- a CDS encoding GtrA family protein, whose protein sequence is MRRAELVGFALAGICAYAVDLGLFVWLRSGLAWDPVTAKCLSFAAGCTVAYLGNAFGTYRGSRAGGREYAVFFAVNLAGALVQLLCLTVTHYGLGFTSPRADTLSGAVFGMALATGLRFWGTRTLVFRGEEGTRTSWTG
- a CDS encoding ABC transporter substrate-binding protein, with the protein product MRSIRMRVLAICAVLVVAGVGGWQLLPSDGQKKDPITVGTTDAITSLDPAGAYDAGSWALYSNVYQTLLTFKPGSAVPVPDAARGCKFIGLKLTTYQCELRDGLKFSSGRKVTAADVKFSFDRVLKIKSDVGPAPLLSSLGSVQADGDTVTFNLKTKDATFPSKLATGAGSIVDSSAYPEKSLRKGNGVVGSGPYLLKSYKQGQSAALEPNPDYRGAVTKKGLPVQVRYFTESDQLNEAWTAKQVEVAHRQMPPKVLAKLSPGDPAIRISETPGAETRNLNINVRPGHPLAKAKVRQALAALIDRPALAAGVYDGTVEPLFSLIPQGFTGHSTAFFDAYPRVDVAKAKGLLKSADVHAPVKFTLAYRKLGPNGAEAELLKKQLEKGGLFEVDLLAESDWTKMQKNYAAGVYDAYTAGWVADFPDPDNFSQPLVGTGNSLHTGYSDKAVDAIIQRTQQYSDRGRTADDFKALQDKVAEDVPLIPLWQGKDYVVSSRSVGGLQYLSDGTGVWRLWELGWI
- a CDS encoding thiol-disulfide oxidoreductase DCC family protein, which produces MPTATTADRGATRAPVRRLTVLYDAHCPLCAFLRGWLMKQRQLVPLDLVPAGSAEARHRFPHLDHAATFEEITVVADAGQVYRGPAAWVVCLWALREYRPMAHRFSTPAGARFARGAVIAASRYRESHRDRRVAGAGGGAYRREDGWTYDPRGGWAYTGPATCDSGCSAAD
- a CDS encoding TetR/AcrR family transcriptional regulator, with the protein product MILETAMRLFQELGYDKTTMRAIAKEAGVSVGNAYYYFAGKEHLIQGFYDRIAAEHQAAVRDVLERETDLEARLAGVLSAWLDIAAPYHEFAAQFFKNAADPDSPLSPFSPESEHAREAAIDVHREVLAGTKTKVPAELVDVLPELMWLSQMGLVLYWVFDRSEGRERSYRLAARGAKLTTRGVALARFRVLRPLVHEVHELFTDFLPGMAQTVTARKKKP
- a CDS encoding D-alanyl-D-alanine carboxypeptidase family protein; the encoded protein is MSAVKKPAKIALAVAVAALLPALASAPASALPNDDKPGTQGQPGKPTDPGRAGKTRKDPDPPPAAMSKVGGALLGQPGTQVKLGPGAPVLPMELTGRSWIVADAENGQVLASHNAHWRLPPASTLKMLFADTVLPKFPKTDVHQVSPADLDGVGEGSSLVGVKENQPYTVHDLWLGVFLRSGNDAVHVLSAMNGGVPKTVQDMQAHADDLQALDTHVVSPDGYDAPGQVSSAYDLTLFARSGLQKKDFREYCSTASAKFPGAAGKNNERDYFEIQNTNRLLTGDNGLIPYKGIAGVKNGNTTNAGATFTGVAERDGRVLLVTVMNPDSSEGQAVYKEAGRLLDWGFTAAGKVTPVGELVAPRSAASTGAPQGSQPSADGTARDTAKAAVTARKGPGAGGIGTALAIAGGALLVVAAGVFLLNRRWPLPELVRRKR